A stretch of Episyrphus balteatus chromosome 2, idEpiBalt1.1, whole genome shotgun sequence DNA encodes these proteins:
- the LOC129910364 gene encoding protein lava lamp codes for MSQHELEEHPQQQQQSDITSLQENFSKQQEKISALKELVRKSEVAHGKSTSSAQEKVKNIALRLTNLKSKARSRQNLDSSTTSLNESQFQSQENLYLLQSQCSTTTDAGGGGGGFIETPQRPLSARIETPGSEKILLLRKQMEENKVKMAEREHSKREIEHMVTQLKAKFDTTQQCLEHSSELGRSMGDLSNLSYSSVGSKVRSATDLASAPFNLDKERIKFLDNRVRLLEKQLEKEKTSSDASKRVKELENKILELEESLLEKRTRDLVATLNDHEVEESWQIENDRLKTELEEKSKRILHLEEVTDILETTKCDLTEKTQELEAKLKESETNSKKLEEKLETLKSTVDSQKFEMIPEADIDRQVEQELLKQVHQLESKIKELEDDNDELRQENENLQEVNKAERGDDETDSLQATVESQREDIMTHIERVKELEEELMEKTIELNVLNANFAVLEEKLKVPSRKPLFATLSDGEVSSLKDELEETKKTAKHLEKQLNEFKRMSDMHASVVELTDENEELQQRITELEDEKGQLLLKMESGEHTTIVTEIEIEKKIEYLEATCQNQTSAIQLLEEQKIDMTEDLESTKSELECARVVSEMESIQLEEQVNTNLQKIEELQRENVDLTHIVEELREEKSSLAKKMEQYVAENMELLDKIEKLSKSSSSAESIEIVERLTQQDRLEIEAFNKRVEQEEARLMMTEGSTIGQQSMDPELTDSLVKLKEESSELMHKIELFTTERKEVLEKMESITAENQEHLKKIEQLSVEKLELEKSNEAANFQKEALQKKFDDANSEKESIRREIREVSEEKTKITAELNSMIKAASLTAPSDGKDLLDKCEKSLAKLNTELEAYRKANDKNAKFNASKKLSKEAKNTHQQLTELLQKVKTASTEAAAAVSPVVDDAKVAELQSDIADLREKLSTAAIASEDKDTQISRLNEEIVSLKSMSEQFDKLINDKEMAHEKQIENLTRLRRELEAKLETSEAEMKILQDLIAEQKQQLIEAYTDSENEIAKRIEELNARDEEVSNLKSELKALKENSGQVGQQFSNDLQLEVDKLREALSINKSLLTEQIDDLTNKQETIETLNAQIMELYKTMEENAEKVIEKEDEIALVQEQLDANKVKIEQLTKENEEQNQVVDKLLLELHSQKTHLEKLTQLPILEEENAKLSEENQTLEENLQIAELRTSQLEKTVKDLEQKNKEQLDKLKKYAANLKKKVTQCQEFEAKIKNLEKGALDAKAQEKNPLIDTLQNQLEEKTTQVQSLQEEFNQQRKHFEECVLKVQEALDGVQHEMTSLREQLHEKTMQVEELQLALIEKSQDQPDFESMQEQLRQYHNLINERNAKIDELNDIIESAEPYHDDLNNLREELKQKNITIAQLNETNVILQGHLNDAQQRQFTTNMAGLDLQRLQDEIRNLQNLLNEKNAKIDELNEQIAESKPLQAAEELRNLHNLINERNSKIDELNNIILAAEPYYEELQLLREQLNEKNTAIKELNEQNLALQLVPNTCPQIVSLQDELRNLQNLLNEKNAKIDELREQILEAQPFQDNQEALRNLHNELNEKNAKIDELNDIIHEAEPYHAELQQLREQLVEKNTAINELNTQIFMANQQNDSNIQLVTELTSIREQLNAKEKEIEKQNKILDSTEEQLSSLQEELDQKNEQIQQLNGQLNSIQVPTGVSLDEIKLKDAKIEELTKESKAKSVKFEKSKAVIKEKNKEIQRLNQLLSKEVEEGNIAPTTAPTQLQAAPQPQVDTKATSAELEELRNENTKMRVEAAVERATFQETIARLETVHDGIQAKLQEDMSYIETLEQENNNFKEKICRLEECVAMFEERRSSMERRANLLDAQLQTRTDEHAKVEDELVYRLNMLSDHDDIIGQRLFEAQEENEVLSNRLETLRTEHSALVANYAKLEKEYAGFKEHTKNTLEADNQSLKTQVATLDAEMKRLRGVFETQLAAKDSEIDELENDLSEQLRVINDEKRLLTEELEKTKDEISELKDERVRLNETMNSLEQAKSDLERESTWIKMQNENLSQDQFELQELRMQSMQDRTELENLKHQIDTLVQNHEIELNALRTQISELDSMRMQVGQNQTDDQVFIETENKRLTDLLAEKESIIENYQRQNLQLQMNALAARQQPVDPFASLTQSDDNAQMTNLREKCDRLERELNEKQREIEQMRMEHHQQVVVPPPLAFFGAEQAMPSVFDEIVTTRHVDGLHGAAPSRAMAPPPPSSFDEEPAGNQQTIEDLQRNVSDLEKHAQDLENKLVHRTAAHEDSLRQLEEIKRTFEIRMREYEDRIRDLELRQDTKAIDCQIISAAEQQVPSLNMFFQGAAEQSPFESIIIPQVSSEPVVEEMIVPTKAYDCHPQEQQLELDEGWGWGSDEAALEAKHFAATSSAASSLLPPQQQMELKLQEHQDRIQELELERDRLVQQKQDMQVKSGKLMKKLKEYKTKIDELYSQAAFRKSSSVESSDLDLAIQEEMKSQLKQLEEKLTEAKKLTDTQSLEKENLLKRIDVLTAGNERMAEMKERQDNDVVMYKSRVRELTEKIKGLEEWSASAATSEAAPPVAAEGTSPSTVAVHELEKSNQLLEKKIEELLSEIDDISGDRTELQALLDEEKTNVQRAEQAVKTLNENITRLENSAGSESADHKFQFNEIKLENQNLKSQLTDAQGVLTREKKERQEETKRLEKQNQELSNEVEKLKLVSGKASELETKLERISEEKQNLIQELEELRVELSFTPKPLSASDELQQQLVRLQCDLESVVMQNQDLGREVDRLRAESVKLNETNQQLLQEINSTKLQQSFNATSDDKSIDLTSEVNRLQLELQALKQTNEELSTEINRMQLQSTFNVAGSGFAETEKLSSEVNRLNTELQTVTNKNEELTQEIAQLRLDLSEKESLQSEISRLTNENQSLNSQIGRFKLESSSSNQLNDLEEQIQEKDSEIMHLKQRIEDLMREDQTEKLVLEILTKNQEIHMLKMQVKNLEDDKLELDHNLSMQITQEMNAKRVDDSAEKIQQLQEELENMRIEKGHMEEELQVLNNHVMTSLENEEKMKAVVLELDTKNIEIAELRRSLGTVGNQKPSADAPSNAQWEAVIEQRCGEIAEMWRAHLDTREKEFIATENKLKQQIEALQTTGRVSPPPPSQQQNYPTDDISSASSSKDSTPDPDLIQKMQQALENQEVEIVTLKEQLAIRSAEYARLAAQFDPYKMQSTMSHSSGFSSDGQRPQPALQASQVPKSELDLALYMLHQRDMRCEELTLELVHLLEERDTLQLKLSNTLRQMEAIKTTQSGSEPSQGDLTTPAESPEKPQLSPPAVSQLPESDELHQKLSQLHSVSHSKRFQEERDMRQRQMEQIQQDVAKMPSEALSELVGSDLSQSNQSPSSVLLNWLWGKPSGGGQS; via the exons GACTGACATCCTTGAAACAACCAAATGTGATTTGACCGAGAAAACCCAAGAACTTGAAGCTAAACTTAAAGAATCTGAAACAAATAGCAAGAAACTTGAAGAAAAACTTGAAACGCTCAAGTCTACTGTTGATAGTCAAAAGTTTGAAATGATTCCTGAAGCAGATATTGATCGTCAAGTTGAACAAGAATTGCTCAAGCAAGTACATCAGCTTGAGTCAAAGATAAAAGAACTGGAAGATGATAATGATGAACTTCGTCAAGAGAACGAAAATCTTCAAGAAGTCAATAAAGCAGAAAGAGGCGATGATGAGACTGACAGTCTACAAGCCACAGTTGAGTCTCAAAGAGAAGACATTATGACTCATATTGAAAGAGTCAAGGAATTGGAAGAAGAGCTCATGGAAAAGACCATTGAATTGAATGTTCTCAATGCCAATTTCGCAGTTCTAGAGGAAAAGCTTAAAGTTCCAAGTCGAAAACCCTTGTTTGCAACACTGAGTGATGGAGAAGTATCATCGCTAAAAGACGAATTGGAAGAGACAAAGAAAACGGCCAAACATCTAGAGAAACAGCTAAATGAGTTTAAGAGAATGTCAGACATGCATGCATCCGTCGTGGAATTGACAGACGAAAATGAGGAACTCCAACAGCGAATCACTGAACTGGAAGACGAAAAGGGTcaacttctattaaaaatggAAAGTGGCGAACACACAACAATTGTAACCGAAATCGAAATTGAGAAAAAGATTGAATACCTTGAAGCAACTTGCCAAAACCAAACATCTGCCATTCAATTGCTAGAAGAACAAAAAATCGATATGACCGAAGATCTTGAATCGACAAAATCTGAACTAGAATGCGCCAGAGTAGTTTCTGAAATGGAATCAATTCAATTAGAAGAACAAGTCAATACAAATCTTCAGAAAATTGAAGAACTTCAAAGAGAAAATGTCGATTTGACACATATTGTTGAAGAATTACGCGAAGAAAAGAGTTCACTTGCCAAAAAAATGGAACAATATGTTGCCGAAAATATGGAACTTTTAGACAAAATTGAGAAACTCAGTAAATCCAGTTCATCAGCTGAGTCGATAGAAATTGTTGAGCGACTGACCCAGCAAGATCGCCTGGAAATTGAAGCCTTTAATAAGCGTGTAGAGCAAGAAGAAGCCCGATTAATGATGACTGAAGGTTCAACAATTGGTCAACAATCAATGGATCCAGAACTAACTGATAGTCTGGTAAAACTTAAAGAAGAGAGTTCTGAATTGATGCATAAAATCGAACTTTTTACCACTGAACGCAAAGAAGTTCTCGAGAAAATGGAATCGATTACAGCTGAGAATCAAgaacatttgaagaaaatcgaacAGTTATCTGTTGAGAAGTTGGAATTAGAGAAATCAAATGAAGCAGCTAATTTCCAAAAAGAAGCTCTGCAAAAGAAATTCGATGATGCAAATTCAGAGAAAGAATCAATTCGTAGGGAAATTAGAGAAGTTTCAGaggaaaaaactaaaattactgCTGAATTGAATAGTATGATTAAAGCAGCTTCATTAACGGCTCCCAGTGATGGTAAAGATTTGCTTGATAAATGCGAAAAAAGTCTTGCCAAGCTTAATACAGAATTGGAGGCTTATAGAAAGGCAAATGATAAGAATGCCAAATTCAATGCATCTAAAAAGCTTTCCAAAGAAGCAAAGAACACTCATCAGCAATTGACAGAACTTTTGCAAAAGGTTAAAACTGCTTCAACTGAGGCAGCAGCAGCAGTGTCACCAGTTGTCGATGACGCTAAGGTTGCTGAACTTCAATCAGATATTGCTGATCTTCGAGAAAAGCTTTCAACTGCTGCAATTGCATCGGAAGATAAAGACACTCAAATCTCACGACTCAATGAGGAGATAGTTTCTCTGAAATCAATGTCAGAACAatttgataaattgataaacGACAAAGAAATGGCTCATGAAaagcaaattgaaaatttaaccCGCCTTCGTCGTGAACTTGAAGCCAAACTTGAAACCTCCGAGGCTGAAATGAAGATTCTTCAAGACTTGATTGccgaacaaaaacaacaactaatTGAAGCCTATACAGATAGTGAGAATGAAATTGCCAAGAGAATCGAAGAACTCAATGCTCGTGATGAAGAAGTTTCTAATCTCAAATCCGAATTGAAGGCTCTGAAAGAGAATAGCGGTCAAGTTGGTCAACAATTTTCCAACGATCTTCAGCTTGAAGTGGATAAACTGCGTGAAGCTTTGTCTATCAATAAGAGTCTTCTTACTGAACAAATTGATGATCTCACAAACAAGCAAGAAACTATTGAGACTCTAAATGCCCAAATAATGGAACTTTACAAAACAATGGAAGAAAATGCTGAAAAAGTAATTGAAAAAGAAGATGAAATTGCTCTCGTTCAAGAACAACTCGATGCCAATAAAGTTAAAATAGAACAGCTTACCAAAGAAAATGAAGAACAAAATCAAGTTGTTGATAAATTATTGCTCGAATTGCATTCACAAAAAActcatttagaaaaattaaccCAATTGCCGATATTGGAGGAAGAGAATGCTAAGCTTAGTGAAGAAAATCAAACACTTGAAGAGAATCTACAAATTGCCGAGCTTAGAACAAGTCAATTAGAAAAAACTGTAAAGGATTTAGAGCAAAAGAATAAAGAACAGCTggataaacttaaaaaatatgccgCAAACTTGAAGAAAAAGGTTACCCAATGCCAAGAATTTGAAGCTAAAATAAAGAATCTAGAAAAAGGTGCTCTTGATGCTAAGGCTCAGGAAAAGAATCCTCTAATTGATACATTACAAAATCAATTAGAAGAAAAAACTACCCAAGTTCAGTCACTTCAAGAAGAATTCAACCAACAGAggaagcattttgaagaatgtGTGCTCAAAGTACAGGAAGCTTTGGATGGTGTACAACATGAAATGACGTCATTGCGAGAACAATTGCATGAAAAAACGATGCAAGTTGAAGAATTGCAACTTGCACTCATTGAGAAGAGTCAAGATCAACCTGATTTTGAAAGTATGCAAGAACAACTCCGTCAATATcataatttaataaatgaaagaaatgccaaAATTGATGAGCTGAATGACATTATTGAATCAGCAGAACCATACCATGATGATTTAAACAACCTCCGTGAAGAGCTgaagcaaaaaaatatcacaattGCTCAGCTGAATGAAACTAATGTTATACTACAAGGTCATTTAAATGATGCCCAGCAACGTCAATTCACAACAAACATGGCTGGCTTAGATTTACAGCGCTTACAAGATGAAATAAGAAATCTACAAAATCTCTTgaatgagaaaaatgcaaagatCGATGAGTTGAATGAGCAAATTGCCGAATCAAAACCACTCCAAGCCGCCGAAGAACTTcgaaatctacacaatttgatAAATGAAAGAAATTCCAAGATTGACGAGCTGAATAACATAATTCTTGCAGCAGAGCCTTATTATGAAGAATTACAACTACTCCGTGAACAGCTGAATGAAAAAAACACTGCAATCAAGGAGCTGAATGAACAAAATCTTGCTCTACAGCTTGTTCCAAATACATGTCCACAAATTGTTTCCCTTCAAGATGAATTAAGAAATCTACAAAACTTGCTGAATGAAAAGAATGCTAAAATTGATGAACTTCGTGAACAAATACTAGAAGCTCAACCATTCCAAGATAATCAAGAGGCCCTTAGAAATCTTCATAATGAGCTGAATGAGAAGAATGCCAAGATTGATGAGCTGAATGATATAATTCATGAAGCAGAACCTTACCATGCAGAACTACAACAGCTGCGTGAACAACTTGTTGAGAAAAATACCGCTATCAATGAACTGAATACACAAATTTTCATGGCCAATCAACAAAATGATTCGAATATTCAACTTGTAACTGAATTAACATCGATTCGGGAACAACTCAATGCAAAGGAGAAGGAGATcgagaaacaaaataaaatacttgaTAGCACCGAAGAGCAACTAAGCTCACTGCAAGAAGAGCTAGATCAAAAGAACGAGCAAATTCAGCAGCTGAATGGGCAATTGAATAGTATTCAGGTCCCAACTGGAGTGTCTCTAGATGAGATCAAACTCAAAGACGCTAAAATCGAAGAGCTTACAAAAGAATCCAAGGCAAAGAGTGTTAAATTTGAAAAGTCCAAAGCAGTTattaaagagaaaaataaagaaattcagCGACTTAATCAGCTTTTAAGTAAAGAAGTTGAAGAAGGAAATATTGCACCAACAACTGCACCTACACAACTTCAAGCAGCTCCTCAACCCCAAGTGGACACAAAAGCCACCTCAgctgaattagaagaactaagaaatgaaaatacaaaaatgcgtgTTGAAGCTGCAGTAGAACGAGCAACATTCCAAGAGACTATAGCTCGCCTAGAAACAGTTCACGATGGAATTCAAGCAAAACTTCAAGAAGACATGAGCTACATCGAAACTCTCGAGCaagaaaataacaattttaaagagAAAATCTGTCGATTAGAAGAGTGTGTTGCTATGTTCGAAGAGCGTCGCTCATCAATGGAGCGCAGGGCAAATCTACTTGATGCTCAACTACAAACGCGTACCGATGAACATGCTAAAGTTGAAGATGAATTGGTTTATCGCCTCAATATGCTCTCTGATCATGATGATATCATTGGTCAGCGTTTGTTTGAGGCTCAAGAAGAAAATGAAGTCCTTTCCAATCGCTTGGAAACTCTTCGCACAGAGCATTCAGCACTTGTTGCAAATTATGCTAAACTTGAAAAAGAATATGCAGGATTTAAAGAACATACCAAAAACACTCTGGAAGCTGATAATCAATCATTGAAGACTCAGGTGGCAACTCTTGATGCTGAAATGAAGCGTTTACGTGGAGTTTTTGAAACTCAACTGGCAGCTAAAGACTCTGAAATCGATGAGCTGGAGAATGATTTGAGCGAACAGTTGCGTGTGATTAATGACGAGAAACGTCTCCTCACCGAAGAATTAGAAAAAACCAAGGATGAAATCAGTGAACTTAAAGATGAACGTGTTCGTCTGAATGAGACCATGAATTCTCTCGAACAAGCCAAATCAGATTTGGAGCGAGAATCCACTTGGATTAAGATGCAAAATGAAAATCTATCACAAGATCAATTCGAGCTACAAGAACTGCGAATGCAGTCGATGCAAGATAGAACAGAGCTTGAGAATCTTAAACACCAAATCGACACATTGGTGCAGAATCATGAAATCGAGCTGAATGCTTTACGTACGCAAATCTCCGAACTAGATTCGATGCGAATGCAAGTGGGACAAAATCAAACAGACGATCAGGTATTTATCGAGACAGAAAACAAGCGTCTGACTGATCTGCTGGCAGAAAAGGAATCTATAATCGAGAACTACCAACGACAGAATcttcaactccaaatgaatgCTTTGGCAGCTCGGCAACAGCCAGTCGATCCATTTGCAAGTCTAACTCAATCCGATGACAATGCTCAAATGACTAATTTGAGAGAAAAATGTGATCGTCTGGAAAGAGAATTAAATGAGAAACAAAGAGAAATCGAGCAAATGAGAATGGAACATCATCAACAAGTTGTTGTACCTCCACCGTTGGCATTCTTTGGAGCTGAGCAAGCAATGCCATCTGTTTTTGATGAGATTGTAACAACTCGTCATGTTGATGGTCTCCATGGAGCTGCACCCAGTCGAGCAATGGCTCCTCCTCCACCTTCTTCGTTTGATGAAGAACCCGCTGGCAACCAACAAACCATCGAAGATTTGCAAAGAAACGTTTCCGATTTGGAGAAACACGCTCAAGACTTGGAGAACAAACTTGTCCACCGCACTGCCGCTCATGAAGATAGCTTGCGGCAACTTGAAGAAATTAAACGGACATTTGAAATCCGCATGCGAGAATATGAAGATCGCATTAGAGATCTTGAACTTCGCCAAGACACAAAAGCAATTGATTGTCAAATTATTTCAGCAGCTGAACAACAAGTGCCTTCACTGAATATGTTCTTCCAAGGAGCTGCTGAACAGTCGCCCTTTGAAAGTATAATTATTCCTCAAGTTTCAAGTGAACCTGTGGTTGAAGAAATGATTGTTCCCACAAAAGCTTATGACTGTCATCCACAGGAACAACAACTTGAACTTGATGAAGGTTGGGGATGGGGTTCAGATGAAGCTGCCCTTGAAGCTAAACACTTTGCCGCAACTAGCAGTGCTGCCTCCTCACTTCTGCCTCCACAACAACAGATGGAGCTAAAATTACAAGAACATCAAGATCGTATTCAAGAGCTTGAACTTGAACGTGATCGTTTAGTTCAGCAAAAGCAGGATATGCAAGTGAAGTCTGGCAAACTCATGAAAAAACTCAAAGAGTACAAAACCAAAATCGATGAGTTGTATTCACAAGCAGCCTTCAGGAAATCGTCATCTGTGGAATCATCTGATCTGGATTTGGCTATTCAAGAAGAAATGAAATCTCAACTGAAGCAACTGGAAGAGAAGCTTACCGAGGCTAAAAAGCTTACAGATACGCAGTCGTTAGAAAAGGAGAATTTATTGAAGAGGATTGATGTGTTGACAGCTGGAAATGAGAGAATGGCCGAAATGAAGGAACGTCAAGACAATGATGTTGTAATGTATAAATCTCGTGTTCGTGAATTGACAGAGAAAATTAAAGGTCTTGAAGAATGGAGTGCTTCTGCAGCTACTTCAGAAGCCGCTCCACCCGTAGCAGCAGAAGGTACTAGCCCATCTACAGTTGCAGTACATGAACTAGAAAAGTCTAATCAATTGTTAGAGAAGAAAATAGAAGAGCTACTATCAGAAATCGATGATATATCTGGCGATCGTACAGAATTGCAAGCTCTCTTGGATGAAGAGAAAACCAATGTCCAACGAGCTGAACAAGCAGTGAaaactttgaatgaaaatatAACCCGTTTAGAGAATTCGGCTGGTTCCGAAAGTGCTGATCATAAATtccaattcaatgaaatcaAACTTGAGAATCAGAATTTGAAATCTCAACTAACTGATGCTCAGGGTGTTTTAACAAGAGAGAAGAAAGAGCGACAAGAGGAAACTAAACGACtggaaaaacaaaatcaagagCTTAGTAATGAAGTAGAAAAACTTAAACTGGTATCAGGAAAAGCAAGTGAGCTGGAAACAAAGTTAGAACGAATTtctgaagaaaaacaaaatttaattcaagAACTTGAAGAACTAAGAGTTGAACTTTCATTCACCCCAAAACCGTTGAGTGCTTCTGATGAACTTCAACAACAACTTGTTCGTTTGCAATGCGATTTGGAATCGGTTGTAATGCAAAATCAAGATTTAGGCAGAGAAGTTGATCGTTTAAGAGCCGAATCAGTTAAATTGAACGAAACAAATCAACAACTTTTACAAGAAATCAATTCAACAAAGCTTCAGCAGTCGTTTAATGCTACCAGTGATGATAAATCCATCGATCTTACATCTGAAGTAAATCGTCTACAATTAGAGCTTCAAgctttgaaacaaacaaatgaaGAATTATCAACTGAAATTAATAGAATGCAATTACAGTCAACATTCAATGTAGCAGGAAGTGGATTTGCCGAAACAGAAAAGCTTTCGAGTGAAGTAAATCGTTTGAATACTGAACTTCAAACGGTAACTAATAAAAATGAAGAACTTACTCAAGAAATAGCCCAATTGCGTCTTGACTTATCCGAAAAAGAATCACTACAAAGTGAAATCAGTCGACTTACCAATGAAAATCAATCTCTAAACAGTCAAATTGGTCGATTCAAATTGGAATCTTCATCATCGAATCAACTCAATGACCTCGAGGAGCAAATTCAAGAAAAAGACTCTGAAATAATGCATCTTAAACAACGAATTGAAGACTTAATGAGGGAAGATCAAACTGAAAAACTTGTCTTGGagattttaactaaaaatcaagAAATCCATATGTTGAAGATGCAAGTTAAGAATTTAGAAGATGACAAATTAGAACTTGATCATAATTTGTCCATGCAAATAACTCAAGAAATGAATGCAAAACGAGTTGATGATTCAGCAGAGAAAATCCAACAATTACAAGAAGAATTGGAAAATATGCGTATCGAAAAAGGACACATGGAAGAGGAGTTACAAGTACTCAATAATCATGTGATGACAAGTTtggaaaatgaagaaaaaatgaaaGCTGTTGTCCTCGAGTTGGATacgaaaaatattgaaattgctGAACTTAGAAGGTCTCTGGGTACTGTCGGTAATCAGAAGCCTTCTGCCGATGCACCATCAAATGCCCAATGGGAAGCTGTAATCGAACAGCGATGTGGTGAGATTGCAGAAATGTGGAGGGCACATTTGGACACTCGAGAAAAAGAATTCATTGCAACTGAGAACAAACTCAAGCAACAAATTGAAGCTCTACAAACGACAGGACGGGTATCACCACCACCTCCCTCCCAGCAGCAAAATTACCCAACAGACGATATCAGTTCTGCGTCATCATCCAAAGATTCAACTCCTGATCcagatttaatacaaaaaatgcaacaggCTCTTGAAAATCAAGAAGTTGAAATTGTCACTCTTAAAGAGCAATTAGCTATCAGATCGGCCGAATATGCCAGATTAGCGGCTCAATTTGATCCCTACAAAATGCAATCAACAATGTCTCATAGTAGTGGATTCAGTTCGGATGGACAGAGACCACAACCGGCATTACAAGCTTCTCAAGTACCAAAATCTGAACTTGATTTGGCTCTGTATATGTTGCATCAAAGAGATATGCGTTGCGAGGAACTCACTCTGGAGCTGGTACATCTCTTAGAGGAGCGTGATACATTACAATTGAAGTTGTCGAATACCTTGCGACAAATGGAAGCTATTAAAACAACACAAAGTGGTTCAGAAC cttCCCAAGGAGATTTGACAACGCCAGCCGAAAGTCCAGAAAAACCCCAGTTATCACCACCCGCAGTTTCGCAATTACCAGAATCGGATGAGCTGCATCAAAA ATTATCACAACTCCATTCGGTGAGTCATTCCAAGCGCTTCCAGGAAGAACGAGATATGCGCCAACGACAAATGGAGCAAATTCAACAAGATGTAGCTAAGATGCCATCGGAAGCTCTATCCGAATTAGTTGGCAGTGATTTAT CTCAATCAAATCAATCACCATCTTCAGTACTTCTCAATTGGCTATGGGGCAAACCAAGTGGTGGTGGACAAAGTTAA